The following are encoded together in the Triticum dicoccoides isolate Atlit2015 ecotype Zavitan chromosome 6B, WEW_v2.0, whole genome shotgun sequence genome:
- the LOC119326798 gene encoding monodehydroascorbate reductase 1, peroxisomal-like, with the protein MGRAFAYVILGGGVAAGYAALEFVRRRAGSSPGEFCIISDEAVAPYERPALSKGYLLPQGAARLPAFHTCAGANDEVLTEKWYKDHGIELVLATRVISADVRQKTLLTDTGETISYKTLIVATGARASELEEFGVRGSDAANVCYLRSLEDADKMVGAMRSCHGGNAVVIGGGYIGMECAAALVANEIKVTMVFPGKHCMGRLFTPKIAEFYEKYYAAKGVVFVKGTAVKSLEVSDGKVAATILRDGRRLPADMVVVGIGARANTGLFDGQLAMERGGIKVNGRMQTSDAAVYALGDVAAFPVALLGGDVRRFEHVDCARRTARRAIEAILEPSGGAAEEGKPFGYLPYFYSRVFALSWQFYGDNTGEAVHFGDFSPSGAAGKPKFGACWVSRGRVAGAFIEGGSREENEAMASAVRRGAAIADVAAELESCGLEFADEESRRKGVRRGGLAAGDRPTYARHATVGVAAAVSIAAFAYWYGWMAPYVVKRDFSGPKL; encoded by the exons ATGGGCCGCGCGTTCGCGTACGTGATCCTGGGCGGCGGCGTGGCCGCGGGCTACGCGGCGCTCGAGTtcgtccgccgccgcgccggctCCTCCCCCGGCGAGTTCTGCATCATCTCCGACGAGGCC GTCGCTCCTTACGAACGCCCTGCACTGAGCAAGGGCTATCTGCTCCCACAAG GCGCTGCTCGTCTCCCAGCGTTTCATACCTGCGCTGGTGCTAATGATGAGGTGCTCACGGAAAAATGGTACAAAGATCACG GCATCGAACTTGTTCTTGCGACGAGGGTGATCTCCGCCGATGTCCGGCAGAAGACGCTGCTCACGGACACCGGGGAGACCATCAGCTACAAAACCCTCATCGTAGCAACAGGTGCCCGG GCCTCGGAGCTGGAGGAATTTGGGGTTCGCGGTTCGGATGCGGCCAACGTGTGCTACCTGCGCAGCCTCGAGGATGCCGATAAAATGGTGGGGGCGATGAGATCATGCCATGGCGGAAACGCCGTTGTCATCGGTGGTGGTTACATAGGAATGGAGTGCGCGGCGGCTTTGGTTGCCAATGAGATCAAGGTCACCATGGTCTTTCCGGGAAAACACTGCA TGGGTCGTCTTTTTACACCGAAGATTGCTGAATTTTACGAGAAGTACTACGCTGCAAAAGGGGTTGTTTTCGTCAAAGGAACTGCGGTTAAATCCTTGGAGGTCTCAGATGGGAAG GTGGCTGCGACGATCCTGCGAGACGGCAGGCGCCTTCCCGCGGATATGGTGGTCGTCGGCATCGGCGCTCGCGCCAACACCGGCCTCTTCGACGGCCAGCTGGCCATGGAGAGGGGCGGGATCAAGGTGAACGGGCGGATGCAGACGAGCGACGCCGCCGTGTACGCCTTGGGCGACGTGGCCGCGTTCCCCGTCGCGCTCCTGGGCGGCGACGTGCGCCGGTTCGAGCACGTCGACTGCGCGCGCAGGACAGCGCGGCGGGCCATCGAGGCGATCCTGGAGCCATCCGGCGGCGCCGCGGAGGAGGGGAAACCCTTCGGCTACCTGCCGTACTTCTACTCCAGGGTCTTCGCCCTGTCCTGGCAGTTCTACGGCGACAACACCGGAGAAGCCGTCCACTTCGGGGACTTCTCGCCGTCCGGGGCCGCCGGAAAGCCAAAGTTCGGCGCGTGCTGGGTCAGCCGAGGCCGCGTCGCCGGGGCCTTCATCGAAGGGGGGAGCCGGGAGGAGAACGAGGCGATGGCGAGCGCCGTGCGCCGCGGGGCGGCGATCGCGGACGTGGCCGCCGAACTCGAGAGCTGCGGCCTCGAGTTCGCCGATGAGGAGAGCCGCCGGAAGGGGGTGCGTCGTggtgggctcgccgccggcgacaggCCTACCTATGCGCGGCACGCCACGGTCGGGGTCGCTGCGGCGGTGTCCATCGCGGCGTTCGCGTACTGGTACGGCTGGATGGCGCCGTACGTGGTGAAACGTGATTTCTCCGGCCCAAAGTTATGA
- the LOC119326800 gene encoding monodehydroascorbate reductase 2, peroxisomal produces the protein MGRAFVYVVLGGGVAAGYAALEFARRGGYSRGELCIISEEAVAPYERPALSKGYLLPEDPSRLPKFHTCVGANDELLTTKWYKEQGIELVLGTRVISADVRRKTLLTATGETISYKTLIIATGARALKLEEFGISGSDAANICYLRNLEDADKLVNAMSSCSGGNAVVIGGGYIGMECAAALVTNKIKVTMVFPEKHCMGRLFTEKIADYYESYYTLKGVTFTKGTVLTSFEKDSTGKVTSVILRDGNHLPADMVVVGIGIRANTSLFEGQLLMEKGGIKVNGQMQTSDSSVYAVGDVAAFPIKLFDGDIRRLEHVDSARRTARHAVAAILEPSKTRDVDYLPFFYSRVFTLSWQFYGDNVGEVIHYGDFTSNSPRFGAYWVSKGQITGAFLEGGNRDDYEALSMVVRRKTKVLDMPELERQGLAFAIQESKKDVPDSGVTLGEKPTFVWYATAGVVAAVSISAFGYWYGRKRRRW, from the exons ATGGGGCGCGCGTTCGTGTACGTCGTCCTTGGCGGCGGCGTGGCCGCGGGCTACGCGGCGCTCGAGTTCGCCCGCCGCGGCGGCTACTCCCGCGGCGAGCTCTGCATCATCTCCGAAGAGGCC GTCGCTCCTTATGAACGCCCTGCATTAAGCAAAGGCTATTTACTCCcagaag ATCCTTCTCGTCTTCCAAAATTCCATACTTGTGTTGGAGCTAATGATGAGTTACTGACGACTAAATGGTACAAGGAACAAG GTATTGAACTTGTTCTTGGAACAAGAGTGATATCTGCTGATGTGAGACGGAAGACATTGCTTACAGCCACTGGAGAAACTATCAGCTATAAGACACTTATAATTGCAACAGGTGCTCGG GCTTTGAAGCTGGAAGAGTTTGGAATAAGCGGTTCAGATGCTGCAAACATATGTTATTTGCGCAATCTTGAAGACGCAGATAAATTAGTGAATGCGATGAGCTCATGTTCTGGTGGAAATGCTGTTGTCATCGGTGGTGGCTACATAGGAATGGAATGTGCAGCAGCATTGGTTACTAACAAGATAAAAGTAACCATGGTCTTCCCTGAAAAACACTGCA TGGGTCGGCTATTTACAGAAAAAATTGCAGACTATTATGAAAGCTACTACACTTTGAAAGGAGTTACTTTTACCAAAGGAACTGTGCTTACATCCTTTGAAAAAGACTCAACAGGGAAG GTGACTTCGGTAATCTTAAGAGATGGTAACCACCTTCCTGCTGATATGGTAGTAGTTGGTATTGGGATCCGTGCAAATACCAGCCTTTTTGAAGGTCAGCTGCTGATGGAGAAAGGCGGCATAAAGGTAAACGGGCAAATGCAAACCAGCGACAGCTCCGTGTATGCTGTCGGTGATGTTGCCGCGTTCCCTATCAAGCTCTTTGACGGTGATATCCGACGGCTTGAGCATGTTGACTCGGCTCGTAGAACCGCCAGGCATGCTGTCGCGGCCATCCTGGAGCCTTCCAAAACCAGGGACGTCGATTACCTGCCATTCTTCTACTCCAGAGTCTTCACACTGTCCTGGCAGTTCTACGGAGACAATGTCGGAGAAGTAATTCACTACGGCGACTTCACGAGCAACAGCCCGAGGTTCGGCGCATACTGGGTCAGTAAGGGCCAGATCACGGGTGCGTTCCTGGAAGGTGGGAACCGAGACGACTACGAGGCGTTATCGATGGTTGTCCGGCGTAAAACCAAGGTCTTAGACATGCCTGAACTTGAAAGACAAGGCCTGGCGTTTGCCATCCAGGAAAGCAAGAAAGACGTGCCTGACAGCGGGGTTACCCTCGGCGAGAAGCCCACTTTCGTGTGGTATGCGACGGCGGGGGTTGTTGCGGCAGTGTCGATCTCCGCATTCGGTTATTGGTACGGCAGGAAGCGCCGCAGGTGGTGA